Proteins from one Rosa chinensis cultivar Old Blush chromosome 7, RchiOBHm-V2, whole genome shotgun sequence genomic window:
- the LOC112175465 gene encoding transmembrane protein 50 homolog → MDMPELWAIFGPGFAGAVFGAGWWFWVDAVVCSSVTVSFVHYLPGIFASLAALMFNCVKKDDIDYSPYEEGEWRLKLWLFIAYVVSFVSLAASVGLLIQDSLETTGPSVWTGTAGVLQAVFVLVSGLIYWTAHSQ, encoded by the exons ATGGATATGCCGGAGCTTTGGGCAATCTTCGGGCCGGGCTTCGCCGGCGCTGTGTTCGGCGCCGGGTGGTGGTTCTGGGTCGACGCCGTCGTTTGCAGCTCCGTCACGGTCTCATTCGTTCACTACCTCCCAG GTATTTTTGCTTCTTTGGCGGCTTTGATGTTCAATTGTGTGAAGAAGGACGACATTGATTACTCTCCTTACGAAGAGGGCGAGTGGAG GTTGAAGCTTTGGCTGTTCATTGCTTATGTTGTTTCCTTTGTATCGTTGGCGGCATCAGTGGGTTTGCTAATACAAGATTCACTTGAGACGACTGGCCCTTCAGTGTGGACAGGAACTGCTGGTGTATTGCAAGCCGTTTTCGTGTTGGTCag TGGACTTATATATTGGACTGCTCACTCGCAGTAA
- the LOC112175462 gene encoding uncharacterized protein LOC112175462, with amino-acid sequence MERSEPTLVPEWLRSTGSVSGGGSSTHHFASSSDVPSLAHHMRNRPSKSITEFDSPRSPYLDRSSSSNSRRSSSNGSAKHAYSSFNRSHRDKDREKEKERLNFGEPWDRDCSDPLGSLYTSKDHLRRSQPMLSRNKSEVLPRRAAIDSKSCSNSSHNNGNGLISGVGVGIQNTVFDKDFPSLGTEERQGVPDIGRVPSPGFTSAVQSLPVGNSALIGGEQFKSALAEVPNAIIGSSSSGSFSVQPTVAASSVSGASIATAGLNMAEALAQAPARARTAPQLSIKTQRLEELALKQSRQLIPVTPSMPKSSALNSSDKLKPKTAVRAGEMNAPVKGGQQQPSQSHHANQSLHGGPVKSDAPKTSHGKFLVLKPVWENGISSSPKDVTSPTSNASSRAANSPLAVAPPVVSASSRSPNNPKLSAVERKVAALDLKSGATLEKRPSLSQVQSRNDFFNLLKKKTSVNSPNTLPDSGPNISSPTMEKSGDITREVFSDPASPHIENGGEVTGNGDSSEEVHRFSGTGPSAAVYPDEEEARFLRSLGWEENSGDDGGLTEEEINAFYDQYMKSRPSLKLSRGMPKLSMLPESHATNLDGATTELSSSDSGSEA; translated from the exons ATGGAAAGAAGTGAACCCACATTAGTTCCAGAATGGCTGAGAAGTACAGGCAGTGTTTCTGGGGGGGGCAGTTCAACCCACCATTTTGCATCATCTTCAG ATGTTCCGTCCTTGGCTCATCACATGAGAAATAGACCTTCAAAGAGCATAACTGAATTTGATAGCCCTCGTTCTCCTTATTTGGATCGCTCTTCCTCCTCTAATTCCCGGAGGAGTTCTAGCAATGGTTCTGCAAAGCATGCTTACAGTAGTTTTAACAGAAGCCACCGTGACAAGGAccgtgaaaaggaaaaagaaagattaaATTTTGGCGAACCTTGGGACCGTGACTGTTCTGACCCTCTGGGAAGCTTGTATACCAGTAAGGACCATTTGCGACGTTCCCAGCCTATGCTTTCCAGGAATAAGAGTGAAGTGTTGCCCCGAAGAGCTGCTATTGATTCAAAAAGTTGTAGCAACAgcagtcataacaatggcaatgGTCTGATTTCTGGGGTTGGAGTTGGTATTCAGAATACTGTGTTTGATAAGGATTTTCCCTCACTTGGAACTGAAGAAAGGCAAGGTGTGCCTGATATTGGCAGAGTCCCATCTCCGGGATTTACCTCAGCTGTTCAGAGCCTGCCTGTTGGCAATTCAGCTTTAATTGGGGGAGAGCAGTTTAAATCAGCTTTGGCAGAGGTGCCTAATGCTATAATTGGAAGCAGTAGCTCAGGATCATTTTCGGTTCAACCAACTGTTGCTGCTTCTTCAGTGTCAGGGGCTTCCATTGCAACGGCTGGTCTTAACATGGCCGAAGCATTAGCGCAAGCTCCGGCAAGAGCTCGCACCGCTCCTCAG TTATCTATCAAGACACAAAGGCTTGAGGAATTGGCTCTCAAGCAGTCGAGGCAATTAATACCGGTGACACCTTCAATGCCAAAATCTTCA GCTCTTAATTCTTCTGACAAGTTGAAGCCCAAAACAGCAGTCAGAGCTGGTGAGATGAATGCACCTGTTAAGGGTGGGCAGCAGCAGCCCTCTCAGTCGCACCATGCCAATCAATCTCTTCATGGGGGGCCTGTCAAGTCTGATGCTCCAAAGACATCTCATGGGAAGTTCCTTGTTCTCAAACCAGTATGGGAAAATGGtatctcttcttctccaaaGGATGTCACTAGCCCCACAAGTAATGCAAGTAGCAGAGCAGCAAATAGCCCACTTGCTGTTGCTCCTCCAGTTGTGTCCGCTTCTTCAAGGAGCCCTAACAATCCAAAGCTTTCGGCGGTGGAAAGAAAGGTAGCTGCGTTGGATCTGAAATCTGGAGCCACTTTGGAAAAGAGACCTTCTTTGTCTCAAGTCCAGAGCCGGAATGATTTCTTTAATCTTCTAAAGAAGAAAACCTCAGTGAACAGTCCAAATACTCTTCCAGATTCAGGCCCTAATATTTCATCTCCCACTATGGAGAAATCTGGTGACATAACTAGGGAAGTATTCAGTGATCCTGCGAGCCCTCACATTGAAAATGGTGGAGAGGTGACTGGCAACGGTGATAGCTCTGAAGAGGTTCACAGATTTTCTGGTACTGGCCCAAGTGCAGCAGTTTATCCGGATGAGGAAGAGGCTCGTTTCCTTCGTTCTCTTGGATGGGAGGAAAATTCTGGTGATGACGGCGGTCTAACGGAAGAAGAGATCAATGCCTTTTATGACCAG TATATGAAATCAAGACCATCTCTCAAACTGAGTCGAGGCATGCCGAAGCTTTCAATGCTGCCTGAATCTCATGCAACTAATTTGGATGGGGCAACTACTGAACTGAGCTCATCTGACTCTGGGTCTGAAGCTTGA